In Pedobacter sp. W3I1, one DNA window encodes the following:
- a CDS encoding beta-N-acetylhexosaminidase has protein sequence MHLDVSRHFFDVAFVKQYIDYLAFHKMNYFHWHLTDDHGWRIEIKKYPKLTEIGAWRNGSIIGLWPGQGNEHIKYQVLPAAVKITPKDAVIKTDGIRHGGYYTQEQIKDVIDYAAKRYITIIPEIEMPAHSMALLAAYPELGTEPGKKYEVAQTWGMMNKYNNVLQASDTTFKFLENVLAEVMDLFPSPYIHIGGDEASKVWWKQSAVSQQVMKANGLKNESELQSYFIRRMEKFVNSKGKTIIGWNEILQGGLAPNAVVMSWQGEKGGVEAAKQQHKAIMTPEDKVYFNHAQFVKEDSLTANKFSPLIDVYNYEPIPAELSTEQAKYIWGGQGCLWSEYITNPAKVQYLLFPRLDALSEILWSPKEKRNYPDFQKRLKIQFKRYDLMGITYSKRYLE, from the coding sequence ATGCACCTCGACGTAAGTCGCCATTTCTTCGATGTAGCCTTTGTAAAACAATACATCGATTATTTAGCGTTTCATAAAATGAATTATTTTCATTGGCATTTAACTGATGATCATGGCTGGCGGATTGAAATTAAAAAATACCCTAAGCTTACTGAAATTGGTGCCTGGAGAAATGGCAGTATTATTGGTTTATGGCCCGGACAAGGAAATGAACATATAAAATACCAGGTATTACCAGCAGCAGTAAAAATTACGCCAAAAGATGCTGTGATTAAAACCGATGGTATTCGTCATGGTGGTTATTACACACAGGAACAAATTAAAGATGTAATTGATTATGCGGCTAAACGTTACATCACCATCATCCCAGAAATTGAAATGCCTGCCCATAGCATGGCCTTGTTGGCTGCATACCCAGAATTAGGTACCGAGCCCGGTAAAAAATATGAAGTTGCCCAAACATGGGGCATGATGAACAAATACAACAATGTACTCCAGGCTTCTGATACAACGTTTAAATTCCTTGAAAATGTACTGGCCGAAGTGATGGACTTATTCCCTTCGCCATACATCCATATTGGTGGTGATGAAGCCTCAAAAGTATGGTGGAAACAATCTGCCGTTTCGCAACAGGTGATGAAAGCCAATGGTTTAAAAAATGAAAGTGAGCTACAAAGTTATTTCATTCGCAGGATGGAAAAATTTGTAAATAGCAAAGGCAAAACCATTATTGGCTGGAACGAAATTTTACAAGGTGGTTTAGCCCCCAATGCAGTTGTAATGAGCTGGCAAGGCGAAAAAGGCGGTGTAGAAGCTGCCAAACAACAACACAAAGCCATTATGACACCTGAAGATAAAGTTTATTTCAATCATGCTCAATTTGTAAAAGAAGACAGCTTAACCGCCAATAAATTTTCACCTTTAATTGACGTTTACAATTATGAGCCCATACCTGCTGAATTAAGTACTGAGCAGGCTAAATACATTTGGGGCGGACAGGGCTGTTTATGGAGCGAGTATATTACCAATCCAGCCAAGGTACAATATTTGCTTTTTCCGAGGTTAGATGCCTTAAGCGAAATTTTGTGGAGCCCGAAAGAAAAACGGAATTACCCAGATTTTCAAAAAAGGCTAAAAATACAGTTTAAACGCTATGATTTAATGGGTATTACTTATTCGAAAAGATACTTAGAATAA
- a CDS encoding tetratricopeptide repeat protein encodes MQKKYLLIPLILAGSFSTYAQVSAVQNLNKNYQTGLELLDKEKYTAAAQQFKLVELQRYKPSTQTESNAELSLLKENAKFYAAVCALELTNSDAESLFQAFIRDYPLNPNTKLAYFYVGKTYFNQKNYKKALEWFEKTDPSTLSGKQRNEYQFKQGYAYFELKDYDKAEPLFEKVKREEGDFQESATYYFAYINYLNKEYKTALANFEKLKGSPTYEASYPYYITSMYYLDERYDDVISYALAAIQKTKQQFEPEMLSLVAASYFAKSEFKNAEKYFAEYYAKDKSETKNNLFIYQYGYSLFQNKKYKESVAVLEKLNTDDVYLQNGMHTLGKAFIQLGDKPKAQSAFFRASRLSFDKGIQEEAWLNYAKLSYELEFHQQALEATQGFLKTFPKSRKINEAKTLLGEVLLTTKNYQAAVDILEPIPDKTLEAKEAYQKVTYFRGLEFYNERAFPNALSMFLRSEKFPEDNEINALNTYWKAESMYELRKFGEAVSNFEKFLKMPDADKTGVYNFANYALAYAAFEDEKYSKAATYFEKFLAGNDKDQKTIDDATIRLADSYFVNKNYGDAMANYNKIISRNTTSEDYATFQKGMIQGLENQYDAKIATMQSLLKAFPNSNYADDAGFETAYTYFNKGDFDKSKSDLVELVAKYPRSSYVAKALVTIGLVQYNQDQDDAALESFKKVIRDYPTADEAKQAMESIKNIYVDRGDANGFITYAATTPLGNYSGSEQDNIVFAAANNTYLKGDANGAFQAVNAYFDKFPKANHEKEAKFIRAESLVKLGRPDEAIPDYEFILNDWTSDYTERSLVSISQLFLNQKKYNEAIVYLKRLETTTDYKSHYSFAINNLLKAYTALNMPDDMLKYAQLTKESEKASEEEKNSSSLYSGKAYLLKGDTTTAIKEFKNVVAKTKTIAAAEAKYNLALLEYNKGDFKTSSKTCFDLVNNMAAYDYWVAKAFILLSDNYVALKDNLQAKSTLLSIIDNYEGKDDIIPTAKEKLEKLNQKK; translated from the coding sequence ATGCAAAAAAAATACTTACTAATTCCGCTAATTTTAGCAGGAAGTTTTAGCACCTACGCTCAGGTTAGCGCCGTGCAAAACCTCAACAAAAACTATCAAACGGGCTTAGAATTATTAGACAAAGAAAAATACACTGCAGCTGCGCAACAGTTTAAACTTGTTGAGCTGCAACGTTATAAACCTTCTACCCAAACGGAGAGCAATGCTGAGTTATCTTTACTTAAAGAGAATGCAAAATTTTATGCCGCCGTTTGTGCGCTTGAGTTAACCAACAGCGATGCTGAAAGTTTATTCCAGGCCTTTATTCGCGATTATCCGTTAAACCCGAACACCAAACTCGCCTATTTTTATGTTGGAAAAACATATTTCAACCAGAAAAATTATAAAAAAGCTTTAGAATGGTTCGAAAAAACCGATCCTTCTACACTTTCGGGCAAACAAAGAAACGAATACCAATTTAAACAAGGTTACGCTTATTTTGAATTAAAGGATTACGATAAAGCAGAACCTTTATTCGAAAAAGTTAAAAGAGAAGAAGGCGATTTTCAGGAAAGTGCCACCTACTACTTTGCTTATATCAATTACTTAAACAAAGAGTATAAAACAGCTTTGGCCAACTTCGAAAAGCTAAAGGGCTCTCCTACTTACGAGGCGAGTTATCCATACTACATCACTTCGATGTATTACCTTGACGAGCGTTACGATGATGTAATCAGCTATGCTTTGGCAGCGATTCAAAAAACCAAACAACAGTTTGAACCTGAAATGTTGAGTTTGGTTGCCGCATCGTACTTTGCAAAATCCGAATTCAAAAATGCTGAAAAGTATTTCGCCGAATATTATGCAAAAGATAAAAGCGAAACCAAGAATAACCTCTTCATTTACCAATACGGATATTCTTTGTTCCAGAATAAAAAGTACAAAGAGTCTGTTGCCGTTTTAGAAAAACTAAATACCGATGATGTTTACCTTCAAAATGGTATGCATACTTTGGGTAAAGCCTTTATTCAATTGGGCGATAAACCTAAAGCGCAGAGTGCTTTTTTCAGGGCATCGCGTTTAAGTTTTGATAAGGGTATACAGGAAGAAGCCTGGTTAAATTATGCTAAATTAAGTTACGAATTAGAATTCCATCAGCAGGCGCTAGAGGCTACACAAGGTTTCTTAAAAACTTTCCCGAAATCGCGTAAGATAAACGAAGCGAAAACTTTACTAGGCGAGGTATTATTAACCACTAAAAACTACCAGGCGGCTGTAGATATTTTGGAGCCTATTCCGGATAAAACCCTGGAAGCAAAAGAAGCTTATCAGAAAGTTACCTATTTCCGCGGATTAGAGTTTTACAACGAAAGAGCTTTCCCAAATGCATTATCGATGTTTTTGCGTTCTGAGAAATTTCCGGAAGACAATGAGATCAATGCCTTAAACACTTACTGGAAAGCAGAATCGATGTACGAACTGCGCAAGTTCGGTGAAGCTGTTTCCAACTTTGAGAAATTTTTGAAAATGCCCGATGCCGATAAAACCGGTGTTTACAATTTCGCGAACTACGCATTGGCTTATGCCGCGTTTGAAGATGAGAAATACAGCAAGGCAGCTACTTACTTCGAAAAATTCCTGGCGGGCAATGATAAAGATCAAAAAACCATTGATGATGCCACCATCCGTTTAGCAGATTCGTATTTCGTAAACAAGAACTATGGTGATGCAATGGCTAACTATAACAAAATCATCAGCCGCAATACCACTTCAGAAGATTATGCGACTTTCCAAAAAGGAATGATCCAGGGATTGGAAAACCAGTATGATGCAAAAATTGCAACCATGCAAAGTTTATTAAAGGCTTTTCCAAACTCAAACTATGCAGATGATGCAGGCTTTGAAACGGCTTATACCTATTTTAACAAAGGCGATTTTGATAAATCTAAATCAGATCTGGTAGAATTGGTGGCCAAATATCCACGCAGTAGTTATGTAGCAAAAGCTTTGGTTACCATTGGTTTGGTTCAATACAACCAGGATCAGGATGATGCCGCTTTAGAATCGTTCAAAAAGGTAATCCGCGATTATCCAACAGCCGACGAGGCTAAACAAGCAATGGAATCGATCAAAAACATTTATGTAGATCGTGGCGATGCAAATGGTTTTATCACCTATGCCGCTACTACTCCACTTGGAAATTACTCGGGCTCTGAACAGGATAACATCGTTTTTGCCGCTGCCAATAACACCTATTTAAAAGGCGATGCCAATGGTGCATTCCAGGCAGTAAATGCTTACTTTGATAAATTCCCTAAGGCTAACCATGAAAAAGAGGCTAAATTTATCAGAGCAGAATCATTGGTTAAATTAGGTCGCCCGGATGAAGCCATTCCTGATTACGAGTTTATCTTGAACGACTGGACGAGTGATTATACCGAGCGTTCTTTGGTAAGTATCTCTCAACTCTTCTTAAACCAGAAGAAATACAACGAAGCGATTGTTTACCTGAAAAGATTAGAAACTACAACCGATTACAAGTCGCATTATAGTTTTGCCATTAATAATTTGTTAAAGGCTTACACCGCCTTAAATATGCCTGATGACATGCTTAAATATGCACAGCTAACCAAAGAATCGGAAAAAGCTTCGGAAGAAGAAAAAAACAGTTCGAGCTTATACTCTGGTAAAGCCTACTTATTAAAAGGCGATACGACCACAGCCATAAAAGAATTTAAAAATGTGGTGGCTAAAACAAAAACCATTGCCGCTGCCGAGGCAAAATACAATTTAGCTTTATTGGAATATAACAAAGGTGATTTCAAAACCTCATCTAAAACCTGTTTTGACTTGGTTAACAACATGGCCGCTTACGATTACTGGGTAGCGAAGGCATTTATCCTTTTATCTGATAATTATGTAGCGCTAAAAGACAATTTACAGGCAAAAAGTACACTTCTCAGTATAATTGATAATTACGAAGGCAAGGATGATATCATCCCTACAGCCAAAGAAAAACTAGAAAAACTAAACCAGAAGAAGTAG
- the pyrR gene encoding bifunctional pyr operon transcriptional regulator/uracil phosphoribosyltransferase PyrR, giving the protein MQKKTLLDGQKIQITIKRLCHQLIENHDDFANTVLIGIQPRGIFLADRIHQDLQLILKNKKILKGNLDITFFRDDFRRKDGLVTASSNSIDFIIEGKKVILIDDVLWTGRTIRAALDALLAYGRPEKVELLVLIDRRFSRHLPIEPDYIGHQVDSLNSQQVKVTWASEGSEDKVILISENNK; this is encoded by the coding sequence ATGCAAAAGAAAACACTTCTTGACGGACAAAAAATTCAGATTACAATTAAGAGGCTCTGCCATCAATTAATTGAAAACCACGACGATTTCGCGAATACCGTTTTAATTGGCATCCAGCCGAGGGGTATTTTTTTGGCAGATCGCATTCATCAGGATCTTCAACTTATCCTTAAAAACAAGAAAATTTTAAAGGGAAACCTTGATATTACTTTCTTTAGAGATGATTTCCGCCGTAAAGACGGATTGGTTACCGCAAGCAGCAACTCAATCGATTTTATCATTGAAGGTAAAAAAGTAATCTTAATTGATGATGTACTTTGGACGGGCAGAACCATTAGGGCTGCACTTGATGCCTTGCTTGCATATGGCCGCCCGGAGAAAGTGGAACTTTTGGTTTTAATAGACCGTAGGTTTAGCAGACATTTACCTATCGAGCCCGATTACATTGGGCATCAGGTAGATAGCTTAAACTCACAACAGGTAAAAGTAACCTGGGCGAGTGAAGGAAGTGAAGATAAAGTGATTTTAATATCCGAAAATAATAAATAA
- a CDS encoding thiol-disulfide oxidoreductase DCC family protein: MDQPVIFFDGVCNLCNASVQFVIAHDRKDQFKFTALQGDYAREVLPKFNADSEKLNTILLLKDGKIYTKSSAALRVARKLNGLIPLLYAFLLVPKFIRDWVYDIIAKNRYQWWGKQESCWVPTPELKSKFIA, from the coding sequence ATGGACCAACCGGTAATTTTCTTTGATGGCGTTTGCAACTTATGTAATGCATCGGTGCAGTTTGTGATTGCGCACGACAGAAAAGATCAATTCAAGTTTACTGCACTGCAAGGTGATTACGCCAGAGAAGTGTTGCCTAAGTTTAATGCTGATTCAGAAAAGTTAAATACCATTTTATTGCTGAAGGACGGAAAAATCTATACTAAATCTTCAGCGGCATTACGTGTGGCCAGAAAACTTAATGGATTAATTCCGCTTCTTTATGCATTTCTCCTGGTTCCTAAATTTATCCGCGATTGGGTTTACGATATTATTGCCAAAAACCGTTACCAATGGTGGGGAAAGCAGGAGAGTTGTTGGGTGCCAACACCCGAATTGAAAAGTAAATTTATTGCTTAA
- a CDS encoding aspartate carbamoyltransferase catalytic subunit: MAAEKLSTRHLLGIKDINRNDIELIFETADNFKEVINRPIKKVPSLRDITIANIFFENSTRTKLSFELAEKRLSADVVNFAASSSSVSKGETLIDTVNNILSMKVDMVVMRHPYAGAGQFLSKHVKAQIVNAGDGAHEHPTQALLDAFSIRQKLGDVAGKKVVIVGDILHSRVAISNILCLQRLGAEVMVCGPTTLIPKHIHQLGVKVEHNLIKALNWCDVANMLRIQLERQDIKYFPSLREYAMMYGLNKQILDNLDKEIIVMHPGPINRGVEITSDVADSKQSIILEQVENGVAIRMAVLYLLASQG; encoded by the coding sequence ATGGCAGCAGAAAAACTATCAACCCGACATCTTTTAGGCATTAAAGATATTAACCGGAATGATATCGAATTGATTTTCGAAACTGCAGATAATTTCAAGGAAGTAATTAACAGACCGATAAAAAAGGTTCCTTCGCTTCGTGATATTACGATTGCCAATATCTTTTTCGAAAACTCTACACGCACCAAACTTTCATTCGAACTTGCCGAAAAAAGACTTTCGGCTGATGTGGTTAATTTTGCCGCTTCATCTTCATCAGTGAGTAAAGGCGAAACCCTGATCGATACCGTAAACAACATCTTATCAATGAAAGTTGATATGGTGGTGATGCGTCATCCTTATGCTGGTGCTGGTCAGTTTTTAAGTAAACACGTAAAGGCCCAGATTGTAAATGCCGGAGATGGTGCGCACGAACATCCAACACAAGCCTTACTTGATGCTTTCTCTATCCGTCAGAAACTTGGCGATGTAGCCGGCAAAAAAGTGGTCATTGTGGGCGATATCCTGCACTCTCGTGTGGCCATATCAAACATTCTGTGCCTGCAGCGTTTAGGTGCAGAGGTAATGGTTTGCGGCCCTACAACATTAATCCCAAAACACATCCATCAACTTGGAGTAAAAGTTGAGCATAATTTAATTAAAGCCCTGAACTGGTGCGATGTAGCCAATATGCTACGCATTCAATTGGAGCGCCAGGACATTAAATATTTCCCATCGTTAAGGGAATACGCCATGATGTACGGCTTAAATAAACAAATCTTAGATAACCTCGATAAAGAAATTATTGTAATGCACCCTGGCCCCATAAACAGAGGCGTTGAGATTACAAGCGACGTGGCCGACAGCAAACAATCGATCATTTTAGAACAGGTAGAAAACGGAGTGGCGATAAGAATGGCCGTGCTGTATTTGCTGGCAAGTCAGGGTTAG
- a CDS encoding aminotransferase class IV, with translation MYISINNKLFLKEEANISVADLSIQRGYGIFDFIKTINNKPIFIQDYFNRFYHSAKEMNLEVELDRTQLHEAILKLIEKNNIPNSGIKMILTGGFSDDGYTMVKPNLIIIQTPLNIIESETSKALALVSYNHQRQIPQVKTIDYLQAIRLQKFVSESDADDLLYHNNETVRECPRANFFIITGNEIITAKHEILKGITRSKILGLDIPNYTFVERDFTLDEVYHAKEAFISSSTKNAFPVNKVDGKLIGDQKNSITKLINHKLLALIELDQNS, from the coding sequence ATGTATATTTCAATCAACAATAAGCTGTTTTTAAAGGAAGAAGCCAATATTTCAGTAGCTGACCTGTCTATCCAAAGAGGTTATGGAATTTTCGATTTTATAAAAACAATCAACAACAAACCCATTTTTATACAGGATTATTTCAACCGTTTCTATCACTCGGCCAAAGAAATGAACCTGGAAGTGGAACTCGACAGAACGCAGCTTCATGAGGCTATCCTTAAACTGATCGAAAAAAACAACATCCCAAATTCGGGAATCAAAATGATATTAACCGGTGGTTTTTCCGACGATGGTTACACCATGGTAAAACCAAACCTCATCATCATTCAAACTCCATTAAATATTATTGAAAGTGAAACTAGCAAAGCACTTGCCCTGGTGAGTTATAACCATCAACGGCAAATTCCGCAGGTAAAAACGATTGATTACTTACAGGCCATCCGTTTACAGAAGTTTGTTAGTGAAAGCGATGCTGACGACCTGCTTTATCATAATAACGAAACGGTAAGGGAATGCCCTAGGGCGAACTTCTTCATCATTACCGGGAACGAAATCATTACCGCTAAACATGAAATTCTGAAAGGCATTACAAGAAGTAAAATTTTAGGTTTAGACATTCCCAACTATACATTTGTGGAAAGGGATTTTACCTTAGATGAGGTGTATCATGCCAAAGAAGCTTTTATCAGCAGTTCTACCAAAAATGCCTTTCCAGTTAACAAAGTCGATGGAAAGTTAATCGGTGATCAAAAAAACAGCATCACCAAATTGATTAACCATAAGCTTTTAGCATTGATTGAACTGGACCAGAATAGTTGA
- the rpsA gene encoding 30S ribosomal protein S1, with protein MAKKQVAEKELAAKTAELQGEGGRLTEKETIESEADSVSIESIKSSLATPSEDFDWDADEKVFGNYNDADRKKFEDMYAGTFNQITKGEIISGIVVSINNKDVVLNVGFKSDGLVSTSEFRDTPDLKIGDSVDVFVEAPEDANGQLILSRKRAKTQRSWEAINEALENDRIINGFVKSRTKGGLIVDIMGVEAFLPGSQIDIKPIRDYDVYVGKTMEFKVVKINHEFKNVVVSHKVLIEDDLESQKVEIVSKLEKGQVLEGTVKNITDFGVFIDLGGVDGLLHITDISWGRIEHPKEVLSLDEKINVVVLDFDDEKKRIALGLKQLTPHPWENLSTDIQVGSKVKGKIVTVADYGAFLEIIPGVEGLIHVSEMSWSQNLRNPQEFLKVGDEIEAEVLTLDRDERKMSLGIKQLSNDPWQEVAAKFPVGSKHTATVKNMTNFGVFVEIEEGIDGLIHISDLSWSKKVNHPNEFTKVGDVLDVVVLELDVDNRKLSLGHKQLEENPWDTFETIFTLDSVHQGTVVKVTDKGAVIALPYGVEGFVPTKHMVKEDGTSVKAEETNDFKIIEFNKEAKRIVVSHARIWEEVKAEAVAEERATKKKEAKAAVTAVKKVKDSVEKSTLGDLDVLAQLKSQLEGEESKAKKG; from the coding sequence ATGGCTAAAAAACAAGTAGCAGAAAAAGAATTAGCAGCTAAAACAGCTGAACTTCAGGGAGAAGGCGGACGCCTGACTGAAAAAGAAACTATTGAATCAGAAGCTGATTCAGTTTCGATCGAATCGATCAAATCATCATTGGCTACACCATCGGAAGATTTCGATTGGGATGCAGATGAAAAAGTTTTCGGTAATTACAATGATGCAGACCGTAAAAAGTTTGAAGATATGTATGCTGGAACATTCAATCAGATCACTAAAGGTGAAATTATCAGCGGTATCGTTGTTTCAATCAACAACAAAGATGTAGTATTAAACGTAGGTTTCAAATCAGACGGTTTAGTTTCGACTTCAGAATTTCGTGATACACCAGATCTTAAAATCGGCGATTCAGTTGACGTTTTCGTTGAAGCACCAGAAGATGCTAACGGTCAATTGATCCTTTCTCGCAAAAGAGCAAAAACCCAAAGATCATGGGAAGCAATTAACGAGGCTCTTGAAAATGATAGAATCATCAACGGTTTCGTTAAGAGCCGTACTAAAGGTGGTTTAATTGTTGATATCATGGGCGTTGAAGCTTTCTTACCAGGATCTCAAATTGATATTAAACCTATCCGCGATTACGATGTATACGTGGGTAAAACAATGGAATTTAAAGTTGTTAAAATTAACCATGAGTTTAAAAACGTAGTTGTTTCTCATAAAGTGTTAATCGAAGACGATTTAGAAAGCCAAAAAGTAGAGATCGTTTCTAAATTAGAAAAAGGTCAGGTATTAGAAGGTACTGTTAAAAACATTACTGATTTCGGTGTGTTCATCGATTTAGGTGGTGTTGACGGTCTACTTCACATTACTGATATTTCTTGGGGCCGCATAGAGCATCCAAAAGAAGTATTATCATTAGATGAAAAAATCAACGTGGTTGTTTTAGATTTCGATGATGAGAAAAAACGTATCGCTTTAGGCTTAAAACAATTAACTCCACACCCTTGGGAGAACTTAAGCACCGACATTCAAGTTGGTTCTAAAGTAAAAGGAAAAATCGTAACTGTTGCAGATTACGGTGCTTTCTTAGAAATCATCCCAGGTGTTGAAGGTTTAATCCACGTTTCTGAAATGAGCTGGTCACAAAACTTAAGAAATCCACAGGAATTCTTAAAAGTTGGTGATGAGATCGAAGCTGAAGTTTTAACTTTAGACAGAGACGAGCGCAAAATGAGCTTAGGTATTAAACAATTATCTAACGATCCTTGGCAAGAAGTTGCTGCTAAATTCCCAGTTGGAAGCAAGCATACAGCTACTGTTAAAAACATGACCAACTTCGGTGTTTTTGTTGAAATTGAAGAAGGTATCGATGGTTTAATCCACATCTCTGATTTATCATGGTCTAAAAAAGTAAACCACCCTAACGAATTCACTAAAGTTGGTGATGTATTAGACGTTGTTGTTTTAGAACTTGATGTTGATAACCGTAAATTAAGCTTAGGTCACAAACAATTAGAAGAAAACCCTTGGGATACTTTCGAAACGATCTTCACTTTAGATTCGGTTCACCAGGGTACAGTTGTTAAAGTAACTGATAAAGGTGCTGTTATTGCTTTACCATATGGTGTAGAAGGTTTTGTACCAACTAAACACATGGTTAAAGAAGATGGTACTTCAGTTAAAGCTGAAGAAACCAATGACTTCAAAATCATTGAATTCAACAAAGAAGCAAAACGCATTGTAGTATCTCACGCCCGTATCTGGGAAGAGGTTAAAGCTGAAGCTGTTGCTGAAGAACGCGCAACTAAGAAAAAAGAAGCTAAAGCTGCTGTAACTGCTGTTAAAAAAGTTAAAGATTCTGTAGAGAAATCTACTTTAGGAGACTTAGACGTATTGGCTCAATTGAAATCGCAATTAGAAGGCGAAGAAAGCAAAGCTAAAAAAGGCTAG
- a CDS encoding TonB-dependent receptor, which translates to MKSIKYIYSSLFFLAAGLMTSQAQDKKTEEKAVVNEEIEVVRPYKPILAEAVKLRRSPNLDDVKTYKAKLNYSILDRKLDLNSDIQKLQAQALAEEKESILVNNYVKGAFGSLATLLGEAYFNTGKDEGLQLGGYFKHFSQEGKLNKQNSSNQQLSIFGRSILEQNTVSGRINFERNGTYFYGIDDARPTLNPNPDKQALTTIELEGELVKNFTEDEDAFSYALKANGYIWNDKFSAKENYLSLNGYVNKRIHSLNLGLAASTEFGNSKDALTSVGNNLLRLNPYIRLQVKGAKITAGINFVQEFGAVSSSKIFPAVTADFTLIPDYLQVFGEVKGDVNRNSLKGFTDENPWLNSNIVVKNTVEKLSFSAGIKGTGGPGFGYKARVYVKQFDDMPLFVNNFTDFNKFDVIYDFGKTKLTGLEGEISVQVSDALKWTGKLNIDDWKPAAETYSWFKPGLKVSSNLVYTYNKKLSFNAAVVIQDDIKAKVYTGAPVPASQYVIPNTNIELIETVKGYVDLGLGADYRINKKFSVFAKANNILNTNYSRYLYYQMNGFNIFGGLTYSF; encoded by the coding sequence ATGAAATCGATTAAATATATATATAGTTCACTGTTTTTTTTAGCTGCTGGATTAATGACTTCTCAGGCGCAGGATAAAAAAACTGAGGAAAAAGCGGTTGTAAACGAAGAGATTGAAGTAGTGCGTCCATATAAACCAATTTTGGCAGAGGCTGTAAAGCTAAGAAGAAGCCCGAATTTGGATGATGTTAAAACTTATAAAGCAAAATTAAACTACAGCATTTTGGATAGAAAACTGGACTTGAACAGTGATATCCAAAAACTACAGGCACAAGCCTTAGCTGAAGAAAAAGAAAGCATATTGGTTAATAACTATGTAAAAGGTGCATTCGGATCGTTGGCTACCCTTTTGGGCGAAGCTTATTTTAATACCGGTAAAGATGAAGGTTTACAGCTTGGTGGATACTTTAAACATTTTAGTCAGGAAGGAAAGCTGAACAAGCAGAATAGCAGCAACCAACAGTTAAGCATTTTTGGCCGTAGTATTTTAGAGCAGAATACCGTGAGTGGCCGCATCAATTTTGAGCGCAATGGCACTTACTTTTATGGTATAGATGATGCCCGGCCTACACTAAATCCTAATCCTGATAAACAAGCTTTAACCACGATCGAACTGGAAGGTGAGCTGGTAAAAAACTTTACCGAAGATGAAGATGCTTTTAGTTATGCGTTAAAAGCCAATGGTTATATCTGGAATGATAAATTCAGTGCCAAAGAAAACTACTTGAGCTTAAACGGTTATGTAAACAAACGTATTCATTCGTTAAACCTTGGCCTGGCCGCATCAACTGAATTCGGTAATAGCAAAGATGCATTAACCAGTGTTGGGAACAATCTATTGCGTTTAAACCCGTATATCCGTTTACAGGTTAAAGGAGCTAAAATTACAGCAGGAATTAATTTCGTACAGGAATTTGGTGCTGTTAGCAGCTCTAAAATCTTCCCTGCCGTTACGGCCGATTTCACTTTAATTCCTGATTATTTACAGGTTTTTGGAGAAGTTAAAGGTGATGTTAACAGAAACTCGCTAAAAGGCTTTACTGATGAAAACCCTTGGTTGAACAGCAATATCGTGGTTAAAAACACCGTTGAAAAGTTAAGTTTCAGTGCTGGGATTAAAGGTACTGGTGGACCGGGTTTTGGTTACAAAGCACGTGTATATGTAAAACAGTTCGATGATATGCCTTTGTTCGTGAACAACTTTACTGATTTTAACAAATTTGATGTAATATACGATTTCGGTAAAACGAAATTAACAGGTTTAGAAGGTGAAATTTCTGTTCAGGTAAGCGATGCCTTAAAATGGACCGGTAAATTAAATATCGACGATTGGAAACCTGCTGCAGAGACTTACTCCTGGTTTAAACCGGGTTTAAAAGTAAGCTCGAACCTTGTTTATACCTACAATAAAAAACTAAGCTTTAACGCTGCTGTTGTAATTCAGGATGATATTAAAGCAAAAGTATATACCGGCGCTCCTGTTCCCGCTTCACAATACGTAATTCCAAACACCAATATAGAGCTTATTGAAACGGTTAAAGGGTATGTAGATTTGGGCCTTGGTGCTGATTACCGCATCAACAAAAAGTTCTCTGTTTTTGCTAAAGCAAACAATATCTTAAATACAAACTACAGCAGGTATTTGTACTACCAGATGAACGGGTTTAATATTTTCGGAGGATTAACGTATTCGTTTTAA